From Amycolatopsis sp. WQ 127309:
CGCGCGACAGCCTCATCGACTGGACGTGGCCGGTCGAGGACATCGAACGCCTGGTGCGCGCCCAGTCCGACCCGTACCCGAACGCGTTCGCCTACCACCGCGGCCAGGAGCTGCGCATCACGAAGGCGTCGGTCTCGCAGGGCCACTACGGCGGCACGCCGGGCCGCATCTTCATCAAGGAGGCCGACGGCGTCGTGATCGTGGCGGGCCCGGAAGCCCGCCGCGGCCGGTCCCCCGGCCTGCTGGTGGAGCGAGTCCGCACGGCGGACGGCACGGAACTCCCGGCGGGCGAGTACTTCACGACCATGGGCGGGTACCTGACCGACCGGCCGTGACGCATCAGCTGTCCTTGCCCGGCCCGGGCTCCGGACCCCGCGGCTCCGCGGCGTCCGGCAGCCCGGGGAGGGTCCGGACGATCGTGTCCTGCGCCCACCGCTCGCTGAACCCGGCCAAGAATGCGAGCCCGGCGAAGAACAACGACAGCTTCTCGCCCGCCGGAGGGGTCGCGATGGGCAGCAGCCCACCGGCGACGAGGGTGAACAGGACCGCACCGAAAACCGCGCCGATGATCGCCCGGAAAGCGCCCGACAGCACGGTGACGAACCTCCCCTGATCGATGCCGACCTGAACCTTGCGGCGGTTCGTGATGCGCACCATCACACTCACCATCGCCCCGATCCCACCGCAAGCCAGGCACACCGCGACCGGCGAGCCCACCTCCAGCGCCGGCGACCGGGCGACGGTCGCGTAAACGCAGAGCGCGACGACCACCGCGCCGACGAAGATTCCGGCGAGGTACCGGATCAGCGCGGACTTCATCGCGGCGACGTAGGCATACTGCTCGATCTGCTTGGTTTCCTTCTTCGCCGAATTGGCGGCGGTCGCGATGCGTTCCGCGTCGGCGGCACTCCGGTTCCCGGGCGGCGGCATCGCGTCGAGCAAGGCCAGCATGTGCACCCCGGTGGTGTAGATGCCCTGGGTCAGAATCTCCTGGACGCGGCCGCGCAACAGCACCGCGTACTTCCGTTCGACCCGCCGGGCGGATCGGAAGGCGTCGTCGAACTCGGTGGTGCTGTAGCTCGGGTTGTAGAACAGCCGGGTCTTGTAGACCGACCCCGGAGACCACCGGCCGCGGGAATTGGCCACCAGCAGCAAGGCGGCGGGGAATTCGAGTGCGTAGTACTCCTCGTGGATCTTTCCCTGGTTCTCCACGAAAGCCGAACGAAGCTTTTCGAACCGCGGACGGCCGCCTTCTTGATGGGCGACGATCAAGTCGTGCACCGAAGGTGAATTCACGACCGGCTCGACGTTGTTCTCGTCCATTTCCCGACCTCCCCGTCCGATATCCCGCAGGATCAGCCGCCGGTCGGGCTTTGTTACGGAAGACGGCTCCCACCGCCGATTTCGCGACGAGGAGCACCCTTTCGGCGGAACCGGGTGAAGGTCAGAGCACCTTCACCATGGTGTCGGCGTCCGCGGAACCCGCTCCCACGACCTCGTAGCCCTCCGCGAGGTACAGCCGCTGCGCGAAGTTCTTCCGTTCGACGCTCAGGCTGATCCGCTCGATCCCCGCCTCGACCGCCCCGCCCTCGACGGCCCGCAGGAGCGCGCGGCCGACACCCCGGCCGCGCCAGGCGGCCACCACGCCGATCGACAACTCCGGGACGTCGGCGGCGACGAACCCGTACCCCGGGTCGTCAGCCGTGAAGAAACGCAGCCACGCCGCGCCGACGCGTTCGCCGTCCGCTTCGGCGACCACGCCCAGGTCGTCCGGCCGCGGCCACCCGGCGACGTAGTGCGCGGTGTCCGGCGCCAGCAGCACCCGGCGGCGGCTCTTCTTCTTCCACTCCGGCGACCAGTTGACGGCCGCCACGAGCATGTCGGTCAGGAAGTTGCCGTCGTCGCGAGTCGCTTCGCGCAGGTTCACAGCTCGCGGACCTTGCCGCCGGTCACCTCGAAGCGGCGGGTGACGTGCACGGCGTCGAGCATCCGGCGGTCGTGCGTCACCAGCAGCAGCGTGCCCGGGTAGCGGTCCAGCGCCGCCTCGAGCTGCTCGATCGCGGGCAGGTCGAGGTGGTTGGTCGGCTCGTCGAGCACCAGCAGGTTGACGCCGCGGGCCTGCAGCAGCGCCAGCGCCGCGCGGGTGCGCTCCCCCGGCGACAGCGTCACGGCGGACCGCAGCACGTGCGCGGCCTTGAGCCCGAACTTCGCCAGCAACGTCCGGACGTCGGCGTCGGGCAGCTCCGGCACTTCACGCGCGAAGGCGTCCGCGAGCGGGCCGTCGCCGAGGAACAGCTTGCGCGCCTGGTCTACCTCGCCGACCACGACGCCCGAGCCGAGCGCCGCACCGCCTTCGTCCGGGGACAGCCGGCCGAGCATCAGCGCCAGCAGCGTCGACTTCCCGGCGCCGTTCGCGCCGGTGATGGCGACCTTGTCCGCCCAGTCCACCTGCAGGTCGACCGGCCCGAGCGTGAACCCGCCCCGGCGGACGACCGCGCCGCGCAGGGTCGCGACCACCGCGCCCGCCCGCGGGGCCGCGGCGATCTCCATCCGCAGCTCCCACTCCTTGCGGGGCTCCTCGACGACGTCCAGGCGCTCGATCATCCGCTCGGTCTGCCGCGCCTTCGACGCCTGCTTCTCGGTGGCCTCACTGCGGAACTTGCGGCCGATCTTGTCGTTGTCGGGCGCCTTCCGGCGGGCGTTCTTGACGCCCTTCTCCATCCAGCCCCGCTGCATCCGCCCGCGGGCCTCGAGCGCGGCCTTCGTGCCGGCGAACTCGTCGTAGTCCTCGCGGGCGTGCCGCCGCGCGACCTCGCGCTCCTCCAGGTAGGCGTCGTACCCGCCGCCGTAGGTGTTGACCTGCTGCTGCGCCAGGTCCAGCTCGACGACGCGGTCGACCGTGCGGGCCAGGAACTCGCGGTCGTGGCTGACCAGCACCGTGGCCGAGCGCAGGCCGGTGACGAACCGCTCCAGCCGGGCGAGGCCGTCCAGGTCGAGGTCGTTGGTCGGCTCGTCGAGCAGGAAGACGTCGTAGCGGCTCAGCAGCAGCGACGCCAGCCCGGCGCGCGCGGCCTGGCCACCGGAGAGCGACGTCATCAGCTGGTCCAGGTCGATGGCCAGCCCGAGGTCGGCGGCCACCTCCGCGGCGCGGTCGTCGAGGTCGGCGCCGCCGAGGGCGAGCCACCGGTCGAGCGCGGTCGCGTACTGGTCGTCCGAGCCGTCCTCGCCCGCGGTGAGCGCCTCGGTGGCCACGTCGAGGTCCGTCTGCGCCGCCGAGACGCCGGTGCGGCGCGCCAGGAACGCCCGCACGGACTCGCCTTCGCGGCGTTCGGGCTCCTGCGGCAGGTGCCCGACGGTGGCGGTCGGCGGGTTCAGCCGCACCTCGCCGTCGTCCGGGCGGGCCAGGCCGGCCAGGGTCCGCAGCAGCGTCGACTTGCCGGCGCCGTTGACGCCGACCAGGCCGACGACGTCGCCGGGCGCGACGACCAGGTCCAGACCGGAGAAGAGGAGGCGATCGCCGTGGCCCGCGGCCAGGTCCTTCGCGACGAGAGTTGCGCTCATGAGGTAGCCGAGTCTACGGGCACGTGGTGAACTGTCAGATCAAGGTCAATGACACCGCCTGTGTGTGTCCGGTGGCGCTTTGATCACTCAGTGTGGGTAACCTGTTCGGTTGTCGATACCCCGCAGCAGTGAGGTCGGTGAACACAGAATGGGCGAGCCCGCTTCCCCGGTCACCCTCGGCCGAAGGCCGAAGGCGAGGGAAGGCCGCGCGTCGGCGCCACGGCCGACGGTCAGCCGCCGTCGCGAGGTGAGCCACGCGAGCGCGCGTTCGCTCCTGATGACCGTGCTCGGCGAGTACGCGCTCCCCCGCGACAAGCCGGTCTGGACGTCGATGCTGGTCGAGGTCCTCGGGATCCTCGACATCGAGGAGAAGTCGGCGCGGCAGGCGCTGGCCCGCTCCGCCGCCGAAGGCTGGGTCGTCTCCGAGCGCGTCGGGCGCCGGGTGCGCTGGTCGCTGACGCCGCCGGGGCGCCGTCTCCTGACCGAGGGCGCCGACCGGATCTACGCGTTCGGCCGCGAGGCCCGCCCGTGGAACGGGCAGTGGCTGATGCTGATCGTGTCCGTGCCGGAGGCCAAGCGCGACCTGCGCCACCGGCTGCGCACCCGCCTGACCTGGGCGGGCTTCGGCTCGCCGGTGGCCGGCGTCTGGGTCAGCCCGGACCTGAGCCGCCAGCGCGAGGCCCAGCAGATCGTCACCGACCTGGGTCTCGAAGCGCAGGCCATGTCGTTCACGTCGACCTACGGCGAGGTCGGCGAGCAGGAGACGATGGTCGCCCGATCGTGGGACCTCACCGAGCTGAAGGACCGCTACGAGGACTTCATCGACCGCTTCACCGGCCTGAACCCGACCGGCGGCCGCGCGGTGCTGCGGGCGCAGACCGAGCTCGTCCACGAGTGGCGGCGGTTCCCGTTCCTCGATCCGCAGCTGCCCGCCGAGCTCCTGCCGGCGAAGTGGAGCGGGACGAAAGCCGGGGAGCTGTTCCATCACATACACGTCGACTGGCGCCCCGACGCCCAGCAGTATTGGGACGACATCGTCGAAGCCGAAGAAGCAGGGTGAGCATGACTGACCAGGTCCGCCTCGACCGTGACGGCGGGCTCGCCGTCCTGACCATCGACGCGCCGCCGTTGAACCTCTACACGGCTTCCCTGCAGGCCGACCTCGCCGCCGCCATCGGTTCGCTGGAGGACACCCCCGCGCGGGCGCTGCTGATCCGCGCCGAGGGCAAGATCGTCAGCGGCGGCGTGGACGTCTCCCTGTTCGACGCCCAGGGCTCGCCCGCCGAGGCGAAGGTGCTGTTCGACGAGATGCTCGCGGTGCCGGACCGGATCGCCGCGCTGCCGTTCCCCACCGTGTTCGCCGCTCACGGCCTGTGCCTGACCTGGGCGTTC
This genomic window contains:
- a CDS encoding ABC-F family ATP-binding cassette domain-containing protein — protein: MSATLVAKDLAAGHGDRLLFSGLDLVVAPGDVVGLVGVNGAGKSTLLRTLAGLARPDDGEVRLNPPTATVGHLPQEPERREGESVRAFLARRTGVSAAQTDLDVATEALTAGEDGSDDQYATALDRWLALGGADLDDRAAEVAADLGLAIDLDQLMTSLSGGQAARAGLASLLLSRYDVFLLDEPTNDLDLDGLARLERFVTGLRSATVLVSHDREFLARTVDRVVELDLAQQQVNTYGGGYDAYLEEREVARRHAREDYDEFAGTKAALEARGRMQRGWMEKGVKNARRKAPDNDKIGRKFRSEATEKQASKARQTERMIERLDVVEEPRKEWELRMEIAAAPRAGAVVATLRGAVVRRGGFTLGPVDLQVDWADKVAITGANGAGKSTLLALMLGRLSPDEGGAALGSGVVVGEVDQARKLFLGDGPLADAFAREVPELPDADVRTLLAKFGLKAAHVLRSAVTLSPGERTRAALALLQARGVNLLVLDEPTNHLDLPAIEQLEAALDRYPGTLLLVTHDRRMLDAVHVTRRFEVTGGKVREL
- a CDS encoding PaaX family transcriptional regulator C-terminal domain-containing protein; the protein is MGEPASPVTLGRRPKAREGRASAPRPTVSRRREVSHASARSLLMTVLGEYALPRDKPVWTSMLVEVLGILDIEEKSARQALARSAAEGWVVSERVGRRVRWSLTPPGRRLLTEGADRIYAFGREARPWNGQWLMLIVSVPEAKRDLRHRLRTRLTWAGFGSPVAGVWVSPDLSRQREAQQIVTDLGLEAQAMSFTSTYGEVGEQETMVARSWDLTELKDRYEDFIDRFTGLNPTGGRAVLRAQTELVHEWRRFPFLDPQLPAELLPAKWSGTKAGELFHHIHVDWRPDAQQYWDDIVEAEEAG
- a CDS encoding GNAT family N-acetyltransferase yields the protein MNLREATRDDGNFLTDMLVAAVNWSPEWKKKSRRRVLLAPDTAHYVAGWPRPDDLGVVAEADGERVGAAWLRFFTADDPGYGFVAADVPELSIGVVAAWRGRGVGRALLRAVEGGAVEAGIERISLSVERKNFAQRLYLAEGYEVVGAGSADADTMVKVL